In Camelus dromedarius isolate mCamDro1 chromosome 3, mCamDro1.pat, whole genome shotgun sequence, one DNA window encodes the following:
- the NREP gene encoding neuronal regeneration-related protein, protein MILKMVYYPELSVWVSQEPFPNKEMEGRLPKGRLPVPKEVNRKKNGETEAASLTPLGGNELQSPGISYLHSF, encoded by the exons gttTATTACCCAGAGCTTTCTGTCTGGGTCAGTCAAGAACCATTTCCAAACAAGGAAATGGAGGGAAGACTTCCTAAG ggaagacttcctgtcCCAAAGGAAGTGAACCGCAAGAAGAATGGAGAGACCGAGGCTGCCTCCCTGACTCCACTTGGTGGCAATGAACTCCAGTCCCCAGGAATCAGTTACCTCCACTCTTTTTAA